The following are from one region of the Fimbriimonadaceae bacterium genome:
- a CDS encoding ribonucleotide-diphosphate reductase subunit beta: MSTMNYTFGDRTYVLDMDKAHEAQAGKRVVNGRETMTFNLLPLKYQWAYTLYRTMKANHWEPEDIPMQKDIEQWRSETALKEIDRWIIRMAVGYFSAAEGIVGDNIIHVVRELVTASELKLVLGRHAHEENIHADSLLYMISSLGINPHECEAMFEDIETIRKKNEFVTRTSQGMRRDLDMSSDENVKLLAKNMFVFGQCMEGTQFYGLFGMVLSLYRQGKFPGIGQMFRYTLRDESNHIELFRQLMMELVEENPQIWTPEFRGELVDLMKEAVALEKAFIDDCLPVTGVGLSAEEFKQYIDYIADRRLEGCGLPALNPGVQNSLPWLAELMDIKKEQNFFEGRVTEYQKSSALGSVDDNEL, from the coding sequence ATGAGCACGATGAACTACACGTTTGGCGACCGGACATACGTCCTCGACATGGACAAAGCGCACGAGGCGCAGGCGGGTAAACGGGTGGTGAACGGCCGGGAGACGATGACCTTCAACCTCCTGCCGCTCAAGTACCAGTGGGCGTACACCCTTTACCGCACGATGAAGGCCAACCATTGGGAGCCGGAAGACATCCCGATGCAGAAGGACATCGAGCAGTGGCGTAGCGAGACCGCCCTCAAGGAGATCGACCGCTGGATCATCCGCATGGCGGTGGGCTACTTCAGCGCCGCCGAAGGGATTGTCGGCGACAACATCATCCACGTCGTCCGGGAGTTGGTGACGGCTTCGGAGTTGAAGTTGGTGTTGGGCCGGCACGCCCACGAGGAGAACATCCACGCCGACTCTCTGCTGTACATGATCTCGTCGCTGGGCATCAACCCGCACGAGTGCGAGGCGATGTTCGAGGACATCGAGACGATCCGCAAGAAGAACGAGTTCGTCACCCGCACCAGCCAAGGCATGCGCCGTGACCTGGACATGTCGTCGGACGAGAACGTCAAGCTCCTCGCCAAGAACATGTTTGTCTTCGGCCAATGCATGGAGGGCACCCAGTTCTACGGACTTTTTGGCATGGTGCTCTCGCTGTACCGCCAGGGCAAGTTCCCGGGGATCGGCCAAATGTTCCGCTACACACTCAGGGACGAGTCAAACCACATCGAGCTCTTCCGCCAGCTCATGATGGAGTTGGTCGAGGAGAACCCCCAGATCTGGACACCGGAGTTCCGCGGCGAGCTGGTCGACCTGATGAAGGAAGCGGTCGCCCTGGAAAAGGCGTTCATCGACGACTGCCTGCCCGTGACCGGCGTCGGCCTGTCGGCGGAAGAGTTCAAGCAGTACATCGACTACATCGCCGACCGTCGGCTTGAGGGTTGCGGGTTGCCCGCCCTGAACCCGGGCGTCCAGAACTCGCTCCCTTGGCTCGCCGAACTGATGGACATCAAGAAGGAGCAGAACTTCTTCGAGGGGCGCGTCACCGAGTACCAGAAGTCATCGGCCCTGGGTTCGGTGGACGACAACGAGCTTTGA
- the gcvH gene encoding glycine cleavage system protein GcvH, producing MNVPADLKYTKSHEWVRLEGDTATIGITDHAQSELGDVVYVDLPTPGRALATDETFGSVESVKTVSDLYAPVAGEVVEVNQSLNAQSELVNTDPYGGGWMVKVRVSDPAEVASLLSPDAYGATLDD from the coding sequence GTGAACGTCCCTGCCGACCTGAAGTACACGAAGTCCCACGAGTGGGTGCGCCTGGAGGGCGACACCGCCACCATCGGGATCACCGACCATGCCCAGTCCGAGCTTGGCGACGTGGTCTACGTCGACCTGCCCACCCCGGGCCGGGCCCTCGCCACCGACGAGACGTTCGGCAGTGTGGAGAGCGTCAAGACCGTCAGCGACCTCTACGCCCCAGTGGCCGGCGAAGTCGTCGAGGTGAACCAGAGCCTGAACGCCCAGAGCGAGCTGGTCAACACGGACCCCTACGGCGGCGGCTGGATGGTGAAGGTCCGGGTCAGCGACCCCGCCGAAGTCGCGTCCTTGCTGAGTCCGGACGCCTACGGCGCCACCCTGGACGACTGA
- the trmD gene encoding tRNA (guanosine(37)-N1)-methyltransferase TrmD, whose protein sequence is MRVAFVTLFPEMVRQALGHSIMARAEAAGHVRFETANPRDFTTDKHRTVDDSSYGGGPGMVMKPQPVADALASLCPAPGAAVVLTDPAGELFTQSHAEALSRCQEVVLICGHYEGVDERVRDKLATHCLTIGDFVLTGGELPALVIADAVVRLREGVLGDPESHRDDSHSSGGLLGFPLYTKPATWEGLDVPPVLTSGDHGAVARWRRREQLRRTREHRPDLFAKADLHPGDIDLL, encoded by the coding sequence ATGCGGGTGGCCTTTGTGACCCTGTTCCCCGAAATGGTCCGCCAGGCCCTCGGACACAGCATCATGGCCCGGGCCGAGGCCGCCGGGCACGTGCGGTTCGAGACCGCCAACCCCCGCGACTTCACTACCGACAAGCACCGCACCGTCGACGACAGCAGCTATGGCGGCGGGCCCGGGATGGTCATGAAGCCCCAGCCGGTGGCGGACGCCCTTGCCAGCCTGTGCCCCGCGCCCGGGGCCGCCGTCGTGCTCACCGACCCGGCCGGCGAACTCTTTACCCAGTCCCACGCCGAGGCCCTCTCCCGGTGTCAAGAAGTCGTTTTGATTTGTGGCCACTATGAGGGGGTCGACGAGAGGGTGCGGGACAAGCTGGCCACCCACTGCCTGACCATCGGTGACTTCGTGTTGACCGGTGGCGAGCTCCCGGCCCTCGTGATCGCCGACGCGGTTGTCCGGCTCCGCGAGGGCGTCCTGGGCGACCCTGAGAGCCATCGTGACGACAGCCACAGTTCGGGAGGGTTGCTGGGGTTTCCCCTCTATACCAAGCCGGCCACTTGGGAAGGGCTCGACGTGCCGCCTGTCCTGACGTCCGGAGACCATGGTGCGGTGGCCCGTTGGCGGCGTCGAGAGCAGTTGCGCCGGACGAGGGAACACCGGCCGGACCTCTTCGCCAAAGCAGACCTACATCCTGGCGACATCGATCTGTTATAA
- the rplS gene encoding 50S ribosomal protein L19: protein MSKQAILDSVAQPYLKSDLPEIRPGDTVRAHVKVREAGKERIQVFEGLVIAERHGGVSQNITVRKMSNGVGVERTFPLHSPNVAKFEVLRHGKVRRAKLYYLRDKVGKAARIEEKR, encoded by the coding sequence ATGTCCAAACAGGCCATTCTTGATAGCGTCGCCCAGCCGTACTTGAAGAGCGACTTGCCGGAGATCCGCCCGGGCGACACCGTCCGCGCCCATGTGAAGGTCCGCGAAGCGGGCAAAGAGCGCATTCAGGTTTTCGAGGGCCTCGTGATCGCCGAGCGGCATGGTGGAGTGTCGCAAAACATCACCGTCCGCAAGATGAGCAACGGAGTCGGCGTCGAGCGCACGTTCCCCCTTCATTCGCCGAACGTGGCCAAGTTCGAAGTGTTGCGCCACGGTAAGGTCCGCCGCGCCAAGCTCTATTACCTCCGCGACAAGGTCGGCAAGGCCGCCCGCATCGAAGAAAAGCGCTAA
- the lepB gene encoding signal peptidase I gives MFPFWTLVAQAHGEQGAIYWIDRLARAPISKILVFAAVGTIVRLLLYKTVMDTPQHKRFGFYKFAQGVNEFADALVYSAVVVFMLVRPFGIQTFVIPSGSMIDTLRLSDYIVANKWVYRVSEPQYGDIVVFKPPQEGLVPPATSEETDYIKRLIGRPGDLIEYKNKVLYRNGVALTEPYVDYTYSDPGTEYTSQAMTHVLPKEDWDGVQLADFKIVMFDGKPWPVQTYGDYTNTPSPEFAPMKQPVSTAPAYRAEDADLQKKLHDAPPAKIPEGYYLFMGDNRNGSYDGRAWGLVPKDAIVGKAWFIWMPLSRFRWLDVRPQYPDMAKK, from the coding sequence GTGTTTCCCTTCTGGACCCTGGTCGCGCAAGCGCACGGTGAACAAGGGGCGATCTACTGGATCGACCGTCTGGCCCGCGCGCCGATCAGCAAGATTCTGGTCTTCGCCGCCGTCGGCACCATCGTCCGGTTGTTGCTCTACAAGACGGTGATGGACACGCCGCAGCACAAGCGGTTCGGGTTCTATAAGTTCGCCCAAGGTGTCAACGAGTTTGCCGACGCGTTGGTCTATTCCGCCGTCGTCGTGTTCATGCTCGTGCGCCCGTTCGGCATCCAGACCTTCGTCATCCCGTCGGGGTCGATGATCGACACGCTCCGTTTGAGCGACTACATCGTCGCCAACAAGTGGGTCTACCGCGTCAGCGAACCGCAATACGGCGACATCGTCGTCTTCAAGCCACCCCAGGAGGGACTCGTCCCCCCCGCCACGTCGGAAGAGACAGACTACATCAAGCGCCTGATCGGTCGGCCCGGGGACTTGATCGAGTACAAGAACAAGGTCCTTTACCGGAACGGCGTCGCCCTGACCGAGCCGTACGTGGACTACACCTACTCCGACCCCGGCACGGAATACACCTCGCAGGCCATGACCCACGTCTTGCCAAAGGAAGACTGGGACGGAGTCCAGCTCGCCGACTTCAAGATCGTCATGTTCGACGGCAAGCCTTGGCCTGTGCAGACCTACGGTGACTACACCAACACGCCAAGTCCCGAGTTTGCCCCGATGAAGCAGCCGGTCTCGACGGCGCCGGCCTACCGCGCCGAGGACGCCGACCTCCAGAAGAAGCTTCATGACGCGCCGCCGGCGAAGATCCCCGAAGGCTATTACCTCTTCATGGGCGACAACCGGAACGGCAGCTACGACGGCCGAGCCTGGGGCCTGGTGCCCAAGGACGCGATCGTCGGCAAGGCATGGTTCATCTGGATGCCGCTCAGCCGGTTCCGGTGGCTGGACGTCCGGCCCCAGTACCCGGACATGGCGAAGAAGTAA
- the smc gene encoding chromosome segregation protein SMC, whose product MKLKRVKIFGFKTFADKTDISLDGKIIAVVGPNGCGKSNIVDSILWGLGETNARQLRAQTSQEVIFSGSVRRKPLGYAEVSLTFDNEDGALPIETAEVQVSRKLNRAGESEYSINRRPCRLKDVADLLADSGLGRAGYAIVGQSEIDQALAASAGQRRAWIDEAAGVQRYRARRLESVRRLEGAKQHLARVHDVLNEIERQRAPLEAEAETARSYKAAVQSLRQVECGLLAREHAQLESEIAELEERLTGTHKLSLDASAEIEKAEAEAIAADELAQKLEQRLELLRESQTRASVNLANAQSALHVAQHRLESLDELEGTLGEESAHAAARLAQAREEWATAQSEAEAEAAAFAALQAELAGVDDEAQALSLSLAQADKALEEARRRHQERQKIEVELAHREDRVKHIKVELQGIVATLPDLEQAVAEAQAALDAQERFVAEAEALIKQAEATLAQSRREEEQEAARTRQLLAETATLDGRRRGLEATVLGHEGLAQGARAVMAAVAQGMLPDVYAPVGTVVEVDPDLALALDTALGNAVNDLVVPDDRAAKEAIQILKEGRLGRATFQPVNLMRPSTPSPELRRLLNERGVVGLASELVRCEARFRPVVDSLLGRVVVVEELDDALRLARTSGWSRMVTMDGEVVHGSGAVTGGTNVRHSTGMVQRKAELAELEHQLSALQSDVAKMDRAKARRAEARAVAEESAREARDLAASRAKEKEEAKSWWLNLRHELQATVRSQDKLNEELKQLQALEAELPAAEDIAAVESARDAVLRQLAAKSSDVETASERLAEAESRSAQSARRCQEAERRLQHLNEAEEHRARRTANLEPERERQREAIALAEAEVAKHSAHVDETRGQVVATVDQRTASLDEANRLRQKARDAQKAVDGLAETMHRAELSRARADSKRASVVQRLFEEYGVGPEEAAAAQTKELPEDAAALVARLRREIKDMGEVNLGAIEAFERLTERHDELRGQVDDIEGGMEELHGSVRELDRMTRERFMATFDKIRDAFGRTFTTVFGGGEATLELSETENILDSGVEISVTVPGKRRQRLELLSGGERALSALAFLFALLSVKPSPLVVLDEVDAPLDGRNVERYIQLMRDFGGDTQFILITHNPVTIEAADVWFGVTMQEPGVSTLVPFRVPEPQVVRAVVPDAYLKG is encoded by the coding sequence ATGAAGCTCAAGCGCGTCAAGATCTTCGGCTTCAAAACGTTTGCCGACAAGACCGACATCTCCCTCGACGGAAAGATCATCGCCGTCGTCGGCCCGAACGGATGCGGCAAGTCCAACATCGTGGACTCGATCCTGTGGGGCTTGGGCGAGACGAACGCCCGGCAATTGCGCGCCCAGACGAGCCAGGAGGTCATTTTCAGCGGGAGCGTGCGTCGCAAGCCCTTGGGGTACGCCGAGGTCTCATTGACCTTTGACAACGAGGACGGCGCCCTGCCGATCGAGACCGCGGAAGTCCAGGTGAGCCGCAAGCTCAACCGCGCCGGTGAAAGCGAGTACTCGATCAACCGTCGGCCGTGCCGGCTCAAAGACGTCGCCGACCTCCTCGCCGACTCTGGTTTGGGCCGGGCCGGCTACGCGATCGTGGGGCAAAGCGAGATCGACCAGGCCCTGGCCGCCAGTGCGGGTCAGCGGCGCGCCTGGATCGACGAGGCGGCGGGGGTCCAGCGGTACCGCGCCCGACGTCTGGAGTCGGTGCGGCGACTGGAGGGCGCCAAGCAACACCTCGCCCGCGTCCACGACGTCCTGAACGAGATCGAGCGGCAGCGGGCGCCCCTTGAGGCCGAGGCGGAGACCGCACGGAGCTACAAAGCCGCCGTCCAGTCGTTGCGCCAGGTCGAATGCGGTCTCCTCGCCCGAGAACACGCCCAGTTGGAATCGGAGATCGCCGAACTGGAGGAGCGGCTGACCGGTACCCACAAGTTAAGCCTCGACGCTTCCGCTGAGATCGAGAAGGCCGAGGCCGAGGCAATAGCCGCTGACGAGCTTGCCCAGAAGCTTGAACAACGCTTGGAGCTCCTCCGCGAGTCGCAGACACGGGCCAGCGTGAACTTGGCCAACGCCCAATCGGCCCTACATGTCGCCCAGCACCGGCTGGAGAGCCTCGACGAATTGGAAGGCACCCTGGGCGAGGAGTCGGCCCATGCCGCCGCCCGTCTCGCCCAAGCCCGTGAAGAGTGGGCGACGGCCCAGTCCGAGGCGGAGGCCGAGGCTGCCGCCTTTGCCGCGCTCCAGGCCGAACTGGCGGGCGTGGACGACGAGGCCCAAGCGTTGAGTTTATCCTTGGCGCAGGCTGACAAGGCCCTGGAAGAAGCCCGCCGCCGCCACCAGGAGCGGCAAAAGATCGAAGTCGAGCTGGCCCACCGCGAAGACCGGGTCAAGCATATCAAGGTCGAACTCCAAGGCATCGTGGCCACCCTGCCCGACTTGGAGCAAGCGGTGGCCGAGGCGCAGGCCGCCCTCGATGCCCAGGAGCGATTCGTCGCCGAGGCGGAGGCACTCATCAAGCAGGCCGAGGCGACCTTGGCACAGTCACGGCGGGAGGAGGAGCAAGAGGCTGCCCGGACACGCCAGTTGCTCGCCGAGACCGCCACCCTCGACGGTCGCCGCCGGGGCCTCGAGGCCACCGTGCTCGGCCACGAAGGTCTGGCCCAAGGGGCGCGGGCCGTCATGGCCGCCGTCGCCCAGGGGATGCTCCCCGACGTCTACGCCCCCGTCGGCACCGTCGTCGAGGTCGACCCCGACCTCGCCCTCGCTTTGGACACCGCGCTGGGTAACGCGGTCAACGACTTGGTCGTCCCGGACGACCGTGCGGCAAAAGAGGCGATCCAGATCCTGAAGGAGGGGCGGCTGGGCCGGGCGACGTTCCAGCCGGTGAACCTCATGCGGCCCTCGACCCCGTCGCCGGAGCTCCGGCGCTTGCTGAACGAAAGGGGAGTCGTCGGGTTGGCCAGCGAGCTCGTCCGGTGCGAGGCCCGGTTCCGCCCAGTGGTGGACAGCCTCCTCGGCCGCGTGGTCGTCGTCGAGGAGCTTGACGACGCCCTCCGACTCGCCCGCACCTCGGGGTGGTCGAGGATGGTGACGATGGACGGCGAGGTGGTCCATGGGAGCGGTGCCGTCACCGGCGGCACCAACGTGCGCCACTCCACCGGCATGGTCCAGCGCAAGGCAGAACTCGCCGAACTGGAACACCAACTCAGCGCCCTCCAGTCGGACGTCGCCAAGATGGATAGGGCCAAGGCCCGGCGGGCCGAAGCCCGGGCCGTGGCCGAAGAGTCGGCCCGGGAAGCCCGCGACCTGGCCGCCTCGCGGGCCAAGGAGAAGGAGGAGGCCAAGTCGTGGTGGCTGAACCTGCGCCACGAACTCCAGGCCACCGTCCGGAGCCAAGACAAGCTGAACGAAGAGCTGAAGCAGCTCCAGGCGCTTGAGGCCGAGTTGCCCGCCGCCGAGGACATCGCCGCGGTGGAATCAGCCCGCGACGCCGTGTTGAGGCAGCTGGCTGCCAAGTCGAGCGACGTTGAGACGGCCTCCGAGCGACTGGCCGAGGCCGAGTCCCGCTCCGCCCAGTCGGCGCGACGGTGCCAAGAGGCGGAGCGGCGGTTGCAGCACCTGAACGAGGCCGAAGAGCACCGGGCACGCCGCACCGCGAACTTGGAGCCCGAGCGTGAGAGGCAGCGCGAGGCGATCGCCTTGGCCGAGGCCGAGGTCGCCAAGCACAGCGCCCACGTTGACGAGACCCGTGGCCAAGTCGTCGCCACCGTCGATCAGCGGACGGCCTCTTTGGACGAGGCCAACCGTCTGCGCCAGAAGGCCAGGGACGCCCAAAAGGCGGTGGACGGACTGGCCGAGACGATGCATCGCGCCGAACTCTCGCGGGCCCGGGCCGACAGCAAACGGGCGTCCGTGGTCCAGCGGTTGTTCGAGGAGTACGGCGTGGGGCCAGAGGAGGCCGCCGCGGCCCAGACGAAAGAACTGCCCGAAGACGCCGCCGCGTTGGTCGCCCGGCTCCGCCGGGAGATCAAGGACATGGGCGAGGTCAACCTGGGCGCCATCGAAGCCTTTGAGCGACTGACCGAACGGCATGACGAGCTCCGTGGCCAAGTGGACGACATCGAGGGTGGCATGGAGGAACTCCATGGCAGTGTCAGGGAACTGGACCGCATGACCCGCGAGCGGTTCATGGCGACGTTCGACAAGATCCGCGACGCCTTTGGCCGGACCTTCACGACGGTGTTCGGGGGCGGCGAAGCGACACTCGAACTGAGCGAGACCGAAAACATCTTGGACTCCGGCGTCGAGATCAGCGTGACCGTCCCGGGCAAGCGGCGTCAGCGGCTAGAACTGCTGAGCGGTGGTGAACGCGCCCTTTCTGCTTTGGCGTTCCTGTTCGCCTTGCTGAGCGTCAAGCCGTCGCCGCTCGTCGTGCTGGACGAGGTGGACGCCCCGCTCGACGGCCGCAACGTGGAGCGTTACATCCAACTCATGCGCGACTTTGGCGGAGACACCCAGTTCATCCTCATCACCCATAACCCGGTGACCATCGAGGCGGCCGACGTGTGGTTTGGCGTGACGATGCAGGAACCAGGGGTCTCGACCTTGGTGCCCTTCCGCGTGCCCGAGCCGCAAGTCGTCCGAGCGGTCGTGCCCGACGCCTACCTGAAGGGCTGA
- a CDS encoding SGNH/GDSL hydrolase family protein yields MRSLRALPTLASALAAVACAQTPLATNHQPPVVLHKGDRLAVIGDSITEQKLYSRFIEEYLTLCRPDLGVEVRQLGWSGETATGFANRMQQDCLQFRPTVATTCYGMNDHGYRKYEKSIGDLYRTKMSQILDAFAKAGVRVVVGSPGIVGKKPGWVKGGGSIEDMNDGLAHLHNIGLELAMKRKLGFAEVYQAMVTLRDKAKAVYGDKLEASGADGVHPGAAGHLAMAYAFLKALGMGQTDLARYTIDLSTKTFTATAGHRLTGRDGDTYKIRSTQYPFVLRDDNNPTNSSLAAARFIPWNQDLNRFILVVTGGHAARYKVTWGSQSKTYARATLARGINLAAEFPTNPFSDAFNTCGKAIGEKQAYETKQIKSIFRQPDFKTNEAAVVKRTEITREAYIERVQSLRVPVEHTLKVTPA; encoded by the coding sequence ATGCGTTCCCTCCGCGCTTTGCCGACGTTGGCGTCGGCCCTCGCCGCCGTCGCGTGCGCCCAGACCCCGTTGGCGACGAACCACCAGCCGCCCGTCGTGCTCCACAAGGGAGACCGGCTCGCCGTCATCGGCGACTCGATCACGGAACAGAAGCTCTACTCCCGGTTCATCGAGGAGTACCTGACCCTTTGCCGCCCCGACCTTGGAGTCGAAGTCAGGCAGTTGGGTTGGAGCGGCGAGACGGCCACGGGGTTTGCCAACCGGATGCAGCAAGACTGCCTGCAGTTCAGGCCGACCGTAGCGACGACCTGCTACGGCATGAACGACCACGGCTACCGCAAGTACGAGAAGTCGATCGGCGACCTGTACCGCACAAAGATGAGTCAGATCCTTGACGCCTTTGCGAAGGCGGGGGTGCGGGTCGTCGTGGGCTCGCCGGGCATTGTGGGCAAAAAGCCGGGCTGGGTGAAGGGAGGAGGCAGCATCGAAGACATGAACGACGGCCTCGCCCACCTGCACAACATCGGTCTTGAACTGGCGATGAAGCGCAAGCTGGGCTTCGCCGAGGTCTACCAGGCCATGGTCACGCTCCGCGACAAGGCGAAGGCGGTGTACGGCGACAAGCTGGAGGCGTCCGGGGCCGACGGCGTCCATCCCGGGGCGGCCGGGCACCTCGCCATGGCCTACGCCTTTCTGAAGGCCCTCGGCATGGGCCAGACCGACTTGGCCCGCTACACCATTGACCTGTCGACGAAAACATTCACCGCCACCGCCGGGCACCGCCTTACCGGTCGCGACGGGGACACGTACAAGATCCGGAGCACCCAGTACCCGTTCGTCCTGCGCGACGACAACAACCCGACCAACTCGTCCTTGGCGGCGGCCCGGTTCATCCCCTGGAACCAAGACCTCAACCGGTTCATCCTCGTGGTCACGGGCGGCCACGCGGCCCGGTACAAGGTCACCTGGGGGAGCCAGAGCAAGACGTATGCCCGGGCCACCTTGGCCAGGGGCATCAACTTAGCCGCCGAGTTCCCGACGAACCCCTTCAGTGACGCGTTCAACACGTGCGGCAAGGCGATCGGAGAGAAGCAAGCCTACGAGACCAAGCAGATCAAGAGCATCTTCCGCCAGCCCGACTTCAAGACCAATGAGGCAGCGGTGGTGAAACGGACGGAGATCACCCGCGAGGCCTACATCGAGCGGGTGCAATCCCTACGGGTGCCCGTCGAACACACCCTGAAGGTCACCCCGGCCTAG
- a CDS encoding PadR family transcriptional regulator, whose product MGLGRDLTSLEHTVLGVLLKLQPCRAHAVVMEFASSQNLAFRSKAGSIYPLMTRLTQAGLLHNEGRKYRLAPAGVEELTRWVRPPFTADQVSTNLDLLRSRMYFLETLDEAERLAFLDYAEAELVGLLERVEHLVGEHVEIGDYFGELATMGAVKETEARIAWIRAVRERLVAGRPG is encoded by the coding sequence GTGGGACTGGGCCGTGATTTGACCTCGCTGGAGCATACGGTCCTTGGGGTCTTGCTCAAACTCCAGCCGTGCCGGGCCCATGCCGTCGTCATGGAATTCGCTTCCTCGCAGAACCTGGCGTTCCGAAGCAAGGCCGGGTCGATCTATCCGCTCATGACCCGACTGACCCAGGCCGGTCTCCTCCACAACGAGGGCCGCAAGTACCGCCTTGCGCCGGCCGGCGTCGAGGAACTCACCCGGTGGGTGCGGCCGCCGTTCACCGCCGACCAGGTGTCGACCAACCTCGACCTCCTCCGCTCGCGAATGTACTTTTTGGAGACACTGGACGAAGCGGAGAGGCTGGCGTTCCTCGACTATGCCGAAGCTGAACTCGTCGGGCTGTTGGAAAGGGTCGAGCACCTCGTGGGCGAGCACGTCGAGATCGGCGACTACTTCGGCGAACTGGCCACGATGGGCGCGGTGAAAGAAACGGAGGCGCGGATCGCCTGGATCCGCGCCGTCCGCGAGCGGCTGGTCGCTGGCCGCCCAGGCTAG
- a CDS encoding exo-alpha-sialidase — protein MGSMVLSSLLLVLTTTVFATGDGGFAQIRIPSLLQTTKGTLLAFAEGRDGTATDQQGNMIILRRSRDQGRSWEKLQVLAAPAGGAYNNPCVVQDRKSGRVVLMFQHYPAGHGEADGALKTGFSGPAVVTSWMMSSNDDGVTWTPPRDITAQVKRPTVATTLASGPGTGIQLTKGRHAGRLVMPFNQGPFYRWQIYAAYSDDGGMTWRTGADAPGAMLMVDGKERSQVNEAQCVELGDGSVLMVSRQFAGPKTRRAAVSHDGGQTWSPVHELPQLTDPSCMGSVVRFGGKLLYSGPDAKDRRNGTVWTSTDDGKTWPTKRVIEPGEFAYSVLADLGHGKLGCLYETDGYKRIVFVVLDGF, from the coding sequence ATGGGTTCAATGGTGCTGTCCAGTCTGCTCCTTGTCCTCACGACCACGGTCTTTGCCACCGGGGACGGCGGGTTCGCCCAAATCCGGATACCTAGCCTCTTGCAGACCACCAAGGGCACCCTGCTTGCCTTCGCCGAGGGACGGGACGGCACCGCCACCGACCAACAAGGCAACATGATCATCCTGAGGCGGAGCCGCGACCAAGGCCGTTCGTGGGAAAAGCTCCAGGTCCTCGCCGCCCCGGCCGGCGGCGCCTACAACAACCCTTGTGTCGTCCAGGACCGGAAGTCAGGACGGGTCGTCCTCATGTTCCAGCACTACCCGGCGGGCCACGGCGAGGCAGACGGCGCCCTGAAAACAGGGTTCAGCGGCCCGGCCGTGGTCACGAGTTGGATGATGTCGAGCAACGACGACGGAGTGACCTGGACACCACCGCGTGACATCACCGCCCAGGTCAAGCGGCCGACCGTCGCGACGACCCTCGCCAGCGGTCCGGGGACGGGCATCCAACTGACCAAGGGGAGGCACGCGGGACGGCTGGTCATGCCGTTCAACCAGGGCCCCTTCTACCGCTGGCAGATTTACGCCGCGTACAGCGACGACGGCGGCATGACCTGGCGGACGGGGGCCGACGCCCCGGGGGCCATGCTCATGGTCGACGGCAAGGAACGGAGCCAGGTCAACGAGGCGCAGTGCGTCGAACTGGGCGACGGTTCGGTGCTCATGGTCAGTCGGCAGTTCGCCGGGCCCAAGACCCGCCGGGCGGCAGTCAGCCACGACGGCGGACAAACCTGGTCGCCGGTGCATGAGCTTCCCCAACTCACCGACCCCAGTTGTATGGGGAGCGTGGTCCGGTTTGGGGGCAAGTTGCTCTACTCAGGCCCCGACGCCAAGGACCGCCGGAACGGCACCGTGTGGACGAGCACGGACGACGGCAAGACCTGGCCGACCAAGCGCGTCATCGAACCCGGCGAGTTTGCGTACTCCGTCCTCGCCGACCTGGGCCACGGCAAGCTGGGCTGCCTGTACGAAACGGACGGTTACAAGCGGATTGTCTTTGTCGTGCTCGACGGCTTCTGA